The genome window GGGCGGGCATGACCTCTTGCCCCAGGAGCTTGATGCAGTTCATGGAGTCTTTGTGGCTGACGCCGCCATCGTTGGCCCAGAGGGCGAGGATGGAGGGGCGTGTCTGCTCCATGATGATGCGGAGCTTCTTGACGACCTGGTCGGGCGTGCCGGCGATGATCTGCAGGGTCTCGAGCTGCTGCTCGTAGGGCGGCGCGGCGGGACGCTTGGCGCCGAGGCGCTGTTTGCGTGTGGAGGGCGAGCCGTAGCCGGAGGGCATGGTCCAGTAGGGATGCGATTTCCCCAGGAACTCGCCCTGCATCCACATGAACTGCCTGCCGCCATCGTGGGCCTTGGCCTCAGTGTCCTGGACGTGGCAGCGGATAAGGTAGCCGCGCTGCTCCGGGCCTGCGGTGTAGCCGACGCGCGCCGCGGCATCATCGTAAATTTTCCAGAGGGCCTTGGTGGCTTCCAGGGTGGTGTTGAGGGCGATGTACGGATAGCGATGCTCGGCGGACCAGACGACGGTCTCCGTGCTGAAGATGCCGGGGACCCAGATACGCGGATGCGGCCTTTGGTAGGGCATCACCCACTGATTGACGACGCGCATCTGGTAGTGGTTGCCCTCCCAGCGCCAGGGGCCGGGCTGTGTCCAAGACTTGACGAGGAGGTCGTGGGCCTCTTCAAAGCGCTCGCGGTTGTAGGCGGGATTGGCGTTGGTGGCGAGCTGCTCACCGCCGGAGCCGCGGACGATGCCTGAGACAAGGCGGCCTTTGGAGATGAGGTCTATCATGCCGAGCTCTTCGGCGAGGCGGATGGGATTATCGGAGAGCGGCAGGGGATTTCCCAGGAGGACGAGCTTCACGCGCTTGGTCATGGCGGCCAGGATAGCGGCGTAGATGTTGATCTTGGCCTGCATACA of Chloroflexota bacterium contains these proteins:
- a CDS encoding LLM class flavin-dependent oxidoreductase, giving the protein MHLMYFTEQPYGTYAREEAEKFGYSTVLFSNKHFDPQEASRLYNERVEEYLYAEQMGVDGIMLNEHHNAPYCMQAKINIYAAILAAMTKRVKLVLLGNPLPLSDNPIRLAEELGMIDLISKGRLVSGIVRGSGGEQLATNANPAYNRERFEEAHDLLVKSWTQPGPWRWEGNHYQMRVVNQWVMPYQRPHPRIWVPGIFSTETVVWSAEHRYPYIALNTTLEATKALWKIYDDAAARVGYTAGPEQRGYLIRCHVQDTEAKAHDGGRQFMWMQGEFLGKSHPYWTMPSGYGSPSTRKQRLGAKRPAAPPYEQQLETLQIIAGTPDQVVKKLRIIMEQTRPSILALWANDGGVSHKDSMNCIKLLGQEVMPALRQIGKELGLNSPFEANTPVSLAYTPKEQLKPAMASV